In one window of Hevea brasiliensis isolate MT/VB/25A 57/8 chromosome 10, ASM3005281v1, whole genome shotgun sequence DNA:
- the LOC131183771 gene encoding uncharacterized protein LOC131183771 isoform X1, whose translation MGRCIDMRKLKLFGMKSHDCHVFMQRLLPIAFRELLPKNVWQALTELSNFFRELTSTTLREEAMLQLNEEIPIILCKLERIFPPSFFDSMEHLPVHLAYEAWIAGPVQYRWMYPFERYLRKLKNNVKNKAKVEGSICNAYLVEEASSFCAHYFEPHVNTRHRKVPRNDDTVEHMDEHLGNLSIFTHSGRPLGKGKVRYLTEQEFQAAQMYILLNCIEVKPYIDIFVNELHMANPNINDKQVDEKLEREFDKWFNKYVHNPSNNISSQFLKDLSKGPLRSVMCYNSYVVNGYKFHTKGYGSHRATMNSGVCIKGTNYSTNESDYYGQLIEVLRLEYPGLPIKRTVLFKCDWFDPTPNVGTKIHPKYKLVDINHKRSFNRYEPFVLAIQAAQVNYSIYPSLKRDKDDWWAVFKIKARSVIDLPEQVNVTTPPAREEPFQEDEMEVPLIQIDDDDDQQQYLNDQNGVLVEINEEDVEDEEELELDSESDEECDDVYDSDTN comes from the exons ATGGGTAGGTGTATAGACATGAGAAAACTAAAGTTGtttgggatgaaaagccatgattGTCATGTCTTTATGCAAAGATTACTCCCAATAGCATTTAGGGAATTGCTTCCAAAAAATGTGTGGCAAGCATTGACCGAATTGAGCAATTTCTTTAGAGAGTTAACTTCAACAACACTTAGAGAAGAAGCCATGTTACAGCTCAATGAAGAGATTCCTATTATATTATGTAAACTAGAGCGTATATTCCCTCCAAGTTTCTTTGACTCCATGGAACATCTCCCAGTGCATTTGGCTTATGAAGCATGGATTGCTGGTCCTGTGCAATATCGGTGGATGTATCCATTTGAGAG GTACCTTAGGAAGTTAAAaaataatgtgaaaaataaagccaaaGTGGAAGGTTCCATATGCAATGCATACTTAGTTGAAGAAGCATCGTCATTCTGCGCTCATTATTTTGAACCCCATGTCAACACAAGGCATCGAAAGGTTCCACGCAATGATGATACAGTCGAACATATGGATGAACATCTAGGGAATCTATCAATTTTCACTCATTCCGGTAGGCCACTGGGAAAAGGAAAGGTTAGATATCTCACAGAACAAGAATTTCAAGCAGCACAAATGTACATCTTGTTGAATTGTATAGAAGTAAAACCGTACATTGA CATTTTTGTTAATGAGTTACACATGGCCAATCCAAATATCAATGATAAACAAGTTGATGAGAAACTAGAGCGTGAATTTGATAAGTGGTTCAATAAATATGTTCACAATCCCTCCAACAATATATCAAGCCAGTTTTTAAAGGATCtatcaaagggtccattaagaagTGTTATGTGCTACAATAGTTATGTAGTTAATGGTTATAAATTTCACACTAAAGGTTATGGTTCGCATAGGGCAACGATGAACAGTGGGGTATGTATCAAGGGGACTAATTACAGTACTAATGAAAGTGACTACTATGGACAATTAATTGAAGTGCTACGATTGGAGTACCCTGGATTACCAATCAAAAGAACtgtattgtttaaatgtgattggtttgatccaacaccaaatgtgggaacaaagattcatccaaaatataaacttgtggatattaatcataaaagatccttcAATAGGTATGAACCATTTGTTCTTGCTATCCAAGCTGCTCAGGTGAATTATTCCATATATCCAAGCTTAAAACGTGACAAGGATGATTGGTGGGCTGTGTTCAAAATCAAAGCGAGATCTGTTATTGATCTTCCTGAGCAAGTGAATGTCACAACCCCCCCTGCACGGGAAGAACCATttcaagaagatgaaatggaagtCCCTTTGATTCAAATTGACGATGATGATGATCAACAACAATACTTGAATGATCAAAACGGTGTACTAGTTGAAATTAATGAAGAggatgttgaagatgaagaagagctTGAATTGGACTCAGAAAGTGATGAGGAATGCGATGATGTATATGATAGTGATACTAATTAG
- the LOC131183771 gene encoding uncharacterized protein LOC131183771 isoform X2, with amino-acid sequence MHLAYEAWIAGPVQYRWMYPFERYLRKLKNNVKNKAKVEGSICNAYLVEEASSFCAHYFEPHVNTRHRKVPRNDDTVEHMDEHLGNLSIFTHSGRPLGKGKVRYLTEQEFQAAQMYILLNCIEVKPYIDIFVNELHMANPNINDKQVDEKLEREFDKWFNKYVHNPSNNISSQFLKDLSKGPLRSVMCYNSYVVNGYKFHTKGYGSHRATMNSGVCIKGTNYSTNESDYYGQLIEVLRLEYPGLPIKRTVLFKCDWFDPTPNVGTKIHPKYKLVDINHKRSFNRYEPFVLAIQAAQVNYSIYPSLKRDKDDWWAVFKIKARSVIDLPEQVNVTTPPAREEPFQEDEMEVPLIQIDDDDDQQQYLNDQNGVLVEINEEDVEDEEELELDSESDEECDDVYDSDTN; translated from the exons A TGCATTTGGCTTATGAAGCATGGATTGCTGGTCCTGTGCAATATCGGTGGATGTATCCATTTGAGAG GTACCTTAGGAAGTTAAAaaataatgtgaaaaataaagccaaaGTGGAAGGTTCCATATGCAATGCATACTTAGTTGAAGAAGCATCGTCATTCTGCGCTCATTATTTTGAACCCCATGTCAACACAAGGCATCGAAAGGTTCCACGCAATGATGATACAGTCGAACATATGGATGAACATCTAGGGAATCTATCAATTTTCACTCATTCCGGTAGGCCACTGGGAAAAGGAAAGGTTAGATATCTCACAGAACAAGAATTTCAAGCAGCACAAATGTACATCTTGTTGAATTGTATAGAAGTAAAACCGTACATTGA CATTTTTGTTAATGAGTTACACATGGCCAATCCAAATATCAATGATAAACAAGTTGATGAGAAACTAGAGCGTGAATTTGATAAGTGGTTCAATAAATATGTTCACAATCCCTCCAACAATATATCAAGCCAGTTTTTAAAGGATCtatcaaagggtccattaagaagTGTTATGTGCTACAATAGTTATGTAGTTAATGGTTATAAATTTCACACTAAAGGTTATGGTTCGCATAGGGCAACGATGAACAGTGGGGTATGTATCAAGGGGACTAATTACAGTACTAATGAAAGTGACTACTATGGACAATTAATTGAAGTGCTACGATTGGAGTACCCTGGATTACCAATCAAAAGAACtgtattgtttaaatgtgattggtttgatccaacaccaaatgtgggaacaaagattcatccaaaatataaacttgtggatattaatcataaaagatccttcAATAGGTATGAACCATTTGTTCTTGCTATCCAAGCTGCTCAGGTGAATTATTCCATATATCCAAGCTTAAAACGTGACAAGGATGATTGGTGGGCTGTGTTCAAAATCAAAGCGAGATCTGTTATTGATCTTCCTGAGCAAGTGAATGTCACAACCCCCCCTGCACGGGAAGAACCATttcaagaagatgaaatggaagtCCCTTTGATTCAAATTGACGATGATGATGATCAACAACAATACTTGAATGATCAAAACGGTGTACTAGTTGAAATTAATGAAGAggatgttgaagatgaagaagagctTGAATTGGACTCAGAAAGTGATGAGGAATGCGATGATGTATATGATAGTGATACTAATTAG